One Rosa chinensis cultivar Old Blush chromosome 3, RchiOBHm-V2, whole genome shotgun sequence DNA window includes the following coding sequences:
- the LOC112193624 gene encoding uncharacterized protein LOC112193624: MARALNLIPTSTFPPFSCPRIPTRRLLSVRATTESPETPTSSSASVQTKPEEVKPEPLTFSPPPNFKAPEPKRFGVRPDKSLDVLGASLALFFRLGCGVFVSGYSVSFVPKDEIPPDQYALDFNDSKVKETSKLGPRPDKPVEIYEFEGCPFCRKVREIVAVLDLDVIFYPCPRNGPNFRPKVGEMGGKKQFPYMVDPNTGVSMYESDDIIKYLVGKYGDGNVPIALSLGLLTTLTAGLALIGRSGKGSIYTPSKLPPKPLEIWAYEGSPFCKLVREVLVELELPHLYRSCARGSPKRQILYQKVGHFQAPYLEDPNTGVNMFESAEIIEYLKATYALQ; this comes from the exons ATGGCCAGAGCTCTGAACCTAATACCCACCTCAACTTTCCCGCCATTTTCATGCCCCAGAATACCCACAAGGAGATTACTCTCTGTTAGAGCCACAACAGAGTCCCCTGAGACGCCCACAAGTTCTTCAGCTTCAGTTCAGACCAAACCCGAAGAAGTAAAGCCTGAACCTTTAACATTTTCTCCTCCACCCAATTTCAAGGCTCCGGAGCCCAAGCGGTTCGGAGTCCGGCCCGATAAGTCTTTGGACGTGTTGGGTGCTTCTCTTGCCTTGTTCTTCCGATTGGGCTGTGGCGTTTTCGTTTCTGG GTATTCGGTTTCGTTTGTTCCGAAGGATGAGATTCCTCCAGACCAGTATGCTCTCGATTTCAATG ATTCCAAGGTCAAGGAGACTTCAAAATTAGGACCACGGCCAGATAAGCCTGTTGAGATATATGAGTTTGAAGG CTGTCCATTCTGCCGAAAG GTTAGGGAAATTGTTGCAGTACTGGACCTTGATGTTATATTTTATCCCTGCCCAAGAAATGGTCCAAACTTCCGTCCAAAGGTTGGGGAGATGGGCGGCAAAAAGCAGTTTCCTTACATG GTGGATCCAAACACTGGAGTTTCAATGTACGAATCAGATGACATAATCAAGTACTTGGTTGGGAAGTATG GTGATGGAAATGTTCCTATTGCATTGTCTCTTGGTTTGTTGACG ACTTTGACTGCTGGCCTTGCTCTGATTGGTCGCTCGGGAAAG GGAAGTATCTATACTCCATCAAAACTACCACCCAAACCACTAGAAATATGGGCATATGAG GGATCCCCTTTCTGCAAACTTGTACGTGAAGTACTCGTAGAGTTAGAACTGCCGCACTTATATCGCAG CTGTGCTCGTGGCAGCCCCAAACGACAGATACTATATCAGAAAGTCGGACATTTTCAG GCACCATACCTGGAAGATCCCAATACTGGGGTGAACATGTTTGAAAGTGCAGAAATTATCGAATATCTAAAAGCAACTTATGCTCTTCAATGA
- the LOC112193578 gene encoding alpha carbonic anhydrase 1, chloroplastic produces the protein MGTRISVSILMVTLLLVGSSACFVEELKSLGFTYSGATGPQRWGNLSPYFSACNGKKQSPLDLAKDKVIRSRNFKPLTRNYLALNATLYNNGFNIGVHFDGQIAGTLVIDGKNYNLKQLHWHSPSEHRINGVQFPAELHLVHLADDNSIAVVAILFQYGKDDIFISQIKDKLAELAEEVCRRDKDAHIPLGNIDMKEFDKRTRKYWRYVGSLSSPPCTENVIWNILGKVRYISKAQIDAIKAPLGADYKNNSRPLQPLNGRKIELFHELSN, from the exons ATGGGTACAAGAATTTCGGTGTCGATCCTCATGGTGACATTGCTGCTTGTTGGTTCTTCAGCTTGCTTTGTGGAAG AGCTGAAGTCGCTTGGATTTACTTACTCGGGTGCGACTGGCCCTCAGAGATGGGGAAACTTGAGTCCATATTTCTCAGCATgtaatggaaagaagcaatctccTCTGGACCTTGCCAAGGACAAGGTTATTCGTAGCAGGAATTTCAAGCCATTAACCCGAAATTACCTTGCGTTGAATGCCACATTATACAACAATGGCTTTAACATTGGG GTGCATTTCGATGGACAAATTGCCGGAACATTAGTCATAGATGGTAAGAATTACAACTTGAAGCAGCTGCACTGGCATTCTCCATCTGAACACCGTATTAATGGAGTCCA ATTTCCAGCGGagcttcatctagttcacctgGCAGATGATAATAGCATCGCAGTTGTGGCAATTCTTTTCCAATATGGCAAAGATGATATCTTCATCTCTCAG ATCAAGGACAAGCTGGCGGAGTTGGCCGAGGAGGTATGTAGAAGAGATAAGGATGCACATATTCCCCTCGGAAATATAGACATGAAAGAGTTTGATAAAAGAACCCGCAAATATTGGAGATATGttggctctctctcttctcctccatGCACTGAGAATGTCATCTGGAACATCCTTGGAAAG GTGAGGTACATTTCCAAGGCTCAGATAGACGCTATAAAAGCACCATTGGGAGCAGATTACAAGAACAACTCGAGACCGCTGCAGCCTCTTAATGGACGCAAAATTGAGCTCTTCCATGAGCTTAGCAACTAG
- the LOC112193177 gene encoding uncharacterized protein LOC112193177, with the protein MPQVDLETLVAACAGGSMDRKIACETQADGGDHDRPEDEAADADEPVVAADFPPESFWLSKDAEYDWFDRNAFYERKDSTKGSNSNSTNLHPNSNNNSQRFSKNLKSKAAIIGLPKPQKTNYADTKHRRNCKVGNGRLFPKRSGSVGKSTDGSMIEPSSPKVSCMGRVRSKRDRKRRWRNRQRSSNDAPSMEKSVKPVERRKSGFLASFRGLFRHGRRGKSKSDSHAPFGVAESPPRRSSMARRAAFDYETASCDSLPRQSTESEPPGLGGMKRFVSGRKSGSWVGEHGIDVA; encoded by the coding sequence ATGCCACAAGTCGATTTGGAAACCCTAGTTGCGGCCTGCGCCGGCGGCTCAATGGATCGGAAAATCGCCTGCGAGACGCAGGCCGACGGCGGAGACCATGACCGGCCGGAAGACGAGGCCGCCGACGCCGACGAACCGGTTGTGGCGGCGGATTTCCCGCCGGAGTCGTTCTGGCTGTCGAAGGACGCCGAGTACGACTGGTTCGACCGGAACGCCTTCTACGAGAGGAAGGACTCCACCAAAGGGAGCAACTCCAACTCCACGAACCTGCATCCGAATTCGAACAACAATTCGCAGCGGTTCTCGAAGAACTTGAAGTCCAAGGCGGCGATTATTGGCCTACCGAAGCCGCAGAAGACGAACTACGCCGATACGAAGCACCGGAGGAACTGTAAGGTCGGGAACGGGAGGCTGTTTCCGAAGCGGTCCGGATCGGTCGGGAAATCGACGGACGGGTCGATGATCGAGCCGTCGTCGCCGAAGGTTTCGTGCATGGGGAGGGTCAGATCGAAGCGCGACCGGAAGCGGCGGTGGAGGAACCGGCAGCGGTCGAGCAACGACGCGCCGTCGATGGAGAAGTCGGTTAAACCGGTCGAGAGACGGAAGTCCGGGTTTCTAGCGAGTTTTCGGGGGTTGTTTCGGCACGGCCGCCGAGGTAAGTCTAAGAGTGACAGCCACGCGCCGTTTGGTGTGGCGGAGTCGCCGCCGAGAAGGAGCAGCATGGCGAGGAGAGCGGCGTTCGACTACGAGACGGCGTCGTGCGACTCGCTGCCGAGGCAGAGCACGGAGAGCGAACCGCCCGGTCTGGGAGGGATGAAGCGGTTCGTGTCGGGTCGGAAATCCGGGTCGTGGGTCGGGGAGCACGGCATCGACGTCGCGTAA